ctctgtctctctcttaatgGGGAAGGTTTGGAAGTGAGTGatgttattcttctctctctctctctctctctctctctctctctctctctctctctctctctctctctctctctctctctctcctagctgCACTACAGGGAAAGTCTTAAAAGTTTGGAGGTAGCCTTGTAAAGACTGTCCGAGTGATTAGTTAACTCTGGAAAGGATCAATAATAGATCTTGACCAACACACTTCACGCAATACTATTATAATGCTCTTTTGTGCCaaactgaaacaaaacaaaacttcaactttatcattttaatctctacaTATTTCAACATGCAACACTCAAATCACAATTACCTgctgtgggtgagagagagagggagtggtgggtggcagggaggcagcagtagcaggagcaggagcaggaggacgaggaggagcaggaggaagaagagcaggaagggaGGTGCGTTGTGAGGAGTGATTAGGTTGTGAGGCATTgttaggatgaggaggaggaggaggaggaggaggaggaggaggaggaggagaaggaggagaggaggaagactgtaATGCATTAGAATGATGGGGAATAtgagagacaggaggaagagaggaagagggaggaggagaatgaggaggagaaagagaaagagaaagaggaggagaaggagaaggaggaggagaagcatgcaTGACATACTTCTCAAttaccctctcctccttcctcttccttgagacagaagacgaggaagaggaagagcaagaggaagaagaggaaacattcTGCTCCTGTACTTCCCTCCTTTTATCATGACCTTTCTTCTGTCTGACCTCCACTGTGACCTGTGACCTCTTAGCCTTCACGTCACCCTGCCCACCTACAGCCTTCACCCTGGCAGCTGTTTTAGGGGCATTGTTAGCATGGCAGAGGCGtgtggtggtgcgtggtgggATGTGGCATGCAGTGGTGTGTGGCAGGGTCTTGGGAATGGTTCGGATGGTTAACTCCACCACCTGGTTCGCATTCTGGAAGGTGCGGCGATGTACCACACTTGGTTTGGCAGTCATTGTAGTAGTGTTTGgcagggtgtgtggtgtggctgtggtaGGAGAAGGGAGctggttattgttattgttagtggatATAAAAATGAATAGGTTGTAAGATTAAGTCATAAAAGATTAATGTTAGGTTTAAATTTATCTGATTCTTTAATTTCACTGTCAATCATTCACTGCACAGATTATGATTTACAAGAAACGTGACATTTTCTGCCCTGAAGTAACTTATCATTGTCTTTGAATTACTACCTTAAGGTTAACTCCAGAAAACCACATCTTTCTATCAGCCCATAGTGAACTGCAACTTTAAAGAATGTGTGAAGGTGGCAAGAGGGTATAATGTGAAATACGTCAAATATTCACTAGTGATCTTACAAATACAAACATTCTAACATAAAAATATAGAATGAGTCTTTATGGCAACGGAATATCACTAAACAtgtaaaaaatatgaatgagaaaTAGACGTAAAGAATTATGAGTAAGACAAGGGAAATAATTTAGAAAGAATGATAGAACTGTGCTTCCTCTAGTCTATCAGAGCTTTACTTACCAGGACAGGCACTTTTTCAATCCCTCCCCTGTGCCTCCTCAGCTTGTATCACTCACCACTGTACCTCCTGACACTGGCTGGCAACActccctcacaacacacaccactcaccactcctgcCTCAACAACTACAAGTataacaactgagagagagagagagagagagagagagagagagagagagagagagagagagagagagagagagagagagagagagagagagaagcatcacTGAATTACTAGCTCCCAGTAAAGAACAAGATGCAACAAAGTCAACACAGTAAAGGGAATTAGCCTGCTGTTCTGAGGGCGAGCGTTTAGGAAGTATTGGTAAATATGCAAACAGTCGACAGTTTGGCATTAAATGACAAGGAATGCATCAATGGTTGTATTTTGATGTCTACAACACGAGATGAGCACTTCTGACAGTCGGAAATCGTTAAAGTTGAAGAGACCGCCGCGAGATTAACACACTTAGTTCAATTAGATCAGTGTTCCCATTAGCTTTGCCGGGAAGTCATTTAAGGGTATTTGGTTAAAGTTTGTAGTGGCCAGCGATGTCAGCGTTTTGATTTGCCTCGCCTTCCCGTCTGtctagtcttccttttctttatcttaaccAACTTGCCACACTTTTAATACTCCTCATCTCACCTGTGTCTCCTCCTCGCTGTTCCCGGCACCATTCAGTCTTGTTCAGGTGATCTCTTCAGCTGTGTCCGCCTTTTGcttgtttctttccctccttttggACTCAAATTGTCACAACATTCGCTGGTCAGTTCGGCGACCTTCTCTTTCGCCGATTATTCCACAAACCTTCCAACGATCAGAGCTGAAAAATGGTATAATCTGATTTTTATATATGATATGCCGTCTAAATCTTCGTGTCACGGTATGCTACGAGTATTAAGAGTATTTCAAGGTCACATGTATGGTAGATGGCCTcgaaacaacttttttttttttatttaatgctCATTATGTTCCTTGGTAATCAAATAATCAATAAATCGACTGGAAAAGACCTAAGGTACCTGAAACTACCATCGGAAGAAATTACTTTTATCCGTATATATCTAGTAACTGCACTATATAGTGGTTTACAGCCGGTATCGCTACGCAGCCGAACCCTCTATAAACCAACACAAGCTTTGTTATAAATACATGTTGTGTTCTGGATCgtattctctcctttatttgtcCAGTACACGCTTTCTATGGTAAATCATCCCATTGTTGTACCAAGGTTATCGTTACTATTATGTGTGTTTCACCGTTTGATcttgtgcagtctctgacgagacagccagacgttaccctacggaacgagctcggagctcattatttccgatcttcggataggcctgagaccaggcacacaccacacaccgggacaacaaggtcacaactcctcgatttacatcccgtacctactcactgctaggtgaacaggggctacacgtgaaaggagacacacccaaatatctccacccggccggggaatcgaaccccggtcctctggcttgtgaagccagcactctaaccactgagctaccgagtgtgtgtgtgtttgtaattcacctcggtcgtttgctggtcacccagccagtcttcctgattacggagcgagctcagacctcatacaccgatcttcgggtaggactgagcccacaacacactccacacaccgggacagcgaggccacaacccctcgagttacatccctacctatttactgctaggtgaacacaccccacacattaagaggcttgcccatttgcctcgccgcttaccgggactcgaacccggacctctcgattgtgagtcgagcgtgctaaccactacactacgcggtaattcacctcggtcgcctgctggtcacccagccagcttccccattacggagcgagcttagagctcatagaccgatcttcgggtaggactgagaccacaacacactccacacaccgggaaagcgaggccacaacccctccagttacatcccctacctatttacgcattaagaggcttgcccatttgcctcgccgctttccgggactcgaacccggccctcttgattgtgagtcgagcgtgctaaccactacactacgcggtgtgtgtgtgtgtgtgtgtgtgtgtgtgtgtggatgctgGTTTTCGTCCTTCAACTCTTTAATCGTCACATTTTAACACTTCCATGTTAATCTTCCCCTCTGCCGCTCTCCTATCTCATGTCTTGTAAAAATAGGCTTCATATCTGACAAGTCATACATTTCAAGTGTATTaatcatttcttccttaatatcacctttttatgcattcctctttttctatcgtAACATTTATCGTCTTCCTTACGTTTCTCTGTATCTTCTATCATTTGTTTCATAtctgtattcttttcttattctctattttcaagtatagttttcctttcctcatagCATCTTTATCTATACCACTCACtgtctcttcatcctctccttttgCAAACATTTATTTCATTAGTTCATTTCctagtacatatttttttttctttcatgtacccattctttttctcagtcATTCGGCCTTCAGTAACTTTCTCATCCTATTAATACTGTCAGTCTCCCTCAAACTTTCCTCATAAATTcacatcttcattctcttcacacacacacaccaggtattTATTCAGCGATACGTAAGGTAAGACTTTATCTGGTaataatatcctcagtttggTGAGGTTTTGGCATGTTGGATACCTCGTTATTTTTGCCTACCTAGTGAACGCGTCTGTGTTGATGTGTTATCTACCTTGCTACATCAACAGCGAACCAttactttcactttttcacACATAATTTAGTTCCCCAACTCACATTTCACGTGCACTCGCGATCATGCCAatgctctatctctctccctccgcgtGTCGAAAAGTGCAGACTTACGTCCTACTTGTGAGTTTCACTGCAGCATCCAGCAGTGCCTTCACAGAGTCACAGTTGCTTCCCTACGGCAACACCTCTTCACTGATGCCAAGGGAAAACTGAATTGTAAGTTCACTCTGTGCCAGATCCTTCAACTGTTATAATTTTATTATTGGATCTGTCAGTATGAGTGGGGACActgcactgcacacacacagatgagtgACCAGCATTCAGGCGGCTTCAGGAAGATGagggaatgacacacacacacacacagagagaggtgGCAGCACAAACAAAAACTAGCAATAAATTTGTCAAGATCTTTATTGCTGAAAACCAGAACAACTGCGGAAAACAACACATTTTCCGAGGGTGGATGAACGTTTGCAAGACAGCACCCCGTCCCCCCGCCAGGCTGACCCACGGCGCCTCACCTTTATTCTCTCCCCGTTTCTCtcattcccccctccccccacggCAGCCACCGCCGGCGCCGCAGGTTAGCCGGACGGGCGTCGGGGCGCCCCTCGTTGATTGCATTAAATATAGTGATACTCTCTGCGTACAAGACTATTTACACAACGCTAGACAAAGGAATTGCTACggactacaactgctgctgctggtggtgtcgTGGCTCTGCCGCGCGGCACCGTCGCCGTGCCGCGCGGCGCTGGAATATACTGTATGTACTGTACTTCACAAAATTTACACAAAATTACACAATACTCATAACAATTCCTTAACGTAGTAGACGTCCCGCGGAGCCTGGGATCCCTCGGCCAGCCGGGGCACCGCCGCCCGGCGCGGGGCacggggggcggggcggggcagggcgggccCCTCACGCGTGCCCCGGCCGGCCTCCCGCGCGACTGTCTGCTTCCGTCGGGacagttttcatttattataataaaaaaatacatgacaAAAGAGGAGTTTGACAAGACTATTCACAGTTAAAATTTCTTCACACCTAAAAACAACTCTCATAGTGGTATAGGTAATAATTTATGAATTCTCAATATGAAAATTGTAGCCCGGGGAAGGCGCCTAGAAGGGCGGCCGCCGGCGCCGCACCGTGCTGTGCTGCATCGCTCTAGTCCTTCAGGAGCTCAAAGTGCACCAGACCAAGGCGGTTCTGGCGGTCGTGCACGATGTTCTTGGCCCAGGCGCGGCACTCAATGTTGATGAGCACGTTAGCTGCatggacacacagagagagggactgttagccacaaacaccactcactaacacacacacacacacacacacacacacacacacacacacacacacacacatacacacagacacacacactcaaaagctGACACACTTTAGAGCCACAGACTCATTAACAAACCCACCAGAAAACTTTCATACAAACTTATCCCACAAACCAGTAACAGTaaaagtaacagcaacaacaacagtaacagcaacaacaacaacaacaacagcaacaacaacagtaacagcaacaacaacagggcATGGCTACTCACACATGGGCTGGTCGAACTGGACAGCCACGATGGGGGGGAGGTAGCCGGGGGTGTGCATGTAGGGGAAGTAGTAGGCGGGGAAACCATTCCAGGGGGAGTAGCGGATGGGGCCAATATATTCCTGATCGGCGGGGTTCTCTCCCTCACAGGACACCCAAATCATCTGCAGGGGATGAAGAGATTGTTACGaaggaaatatggaaggaaggaatagacaaggaaatatggaaggaaggaatagacaagaaaaaggaagggtaaggagacaaggaaatgaaaggacacaaggaagagaggaagtaaataacaagaaggaaggaaagaaggaattgaTAAGGAAGGAACGGACAAGAGAATATTGGAAGGATCGGATTGATAGAAAGACACAAACATGAATGAAAGAGGAGctgggaaaagagaagataggtATAAAGAGAGCAAGGATAGGATTGAGACACAAAAAAACGAATagaagcgagagaaagaaaagaagtgggatgaagaaaagcaagaaggaaaacgataaatgtaaaaagaataaaacagagaataagagaataagaggaaacacggaagaaagatgaatacaagagaaactgagagagagaataagacacagaaaaaaacgattacgagagagagagagagagagagagagagagagagagagagagagagagagagagagagagagagagagagagagagagagagagagagagagagagactaaccttGGGGATCTTGCCACCGTTTAGCTCCATGCTGGACTTAATGTGGTCCTTGAGACTCTGCGGCATGTTCTCTGGCAGCTCCTCCAGCGTCTCGTATACCTCAGGCACCCACTTGAtcatctgcagagagagagagagagagagagagagagagagaatgttaggtGATGATCTGActggcttacacacacacacacacacacacacacacacacacggcccggtagctcagtggttagagcgctggcttcacaagccagaggaccggggttcgattcccggccgggtggagatatttgggtgtgtctcctttgacgtgtaggtgctgttcactgttcacctagcagtgagtaggtacgggatgtaaatcgaggagttgtgaccttgttgtcccggtgtgtagtgtgtgcctggtctcaggcctatccaaagatcggaaataatgagctctgagctcgttccgtagggtaacgtctggctgtctcgtcagagactgcaccagatcaaacagtgaattacacacacacacacacacggcccggtagctcagtggttagagcgctggcttcacaagccagatgaccggggttgggtgtgtctcctttgacgtgtagcccctgttcacctagcagtgagtaggtacgggatgtaaatcgaggagttgtgaccttgttgtcccggtgtgtggtgtgtgcctggtctcaggcctatcccaagatcggaaataatgagctctgacctcgttccgtagggtaacgtctggctgtctcgtcagagactgcaccagatcaaacagtgaattacacacacacacacacaaacaacaacaacaactggtttaaacacacaaaaaaatatagcttTTTAAACTCGTCtctgatccacacacacacacacacacacacacacacaactacaacaacaataacaacaacaacaacaactggttTAAACACACAATATAGCTTTTTGACTCGTCTctgatcgacacacacacacacacacacacacacacacacacaccttgttcaGCTTGAGGAGAATGCATGGTGATTCACGGTTGTATCCCCAGCTCTCTGCCTTCTGACACTTATCGGAGAGCCACTTGTCCTCAAAGCGACACACTTCCTCTGGTTCTGGAAGCTTGTCCTCAGAGCAAGATGTGACGTGTTGGCCGGAGGTGATCTTACTCGTGCCCTCGTATGCTGTGGAGATCggttagactgagagagagagagagagagagagagagagagagagagagagagagagagagagagagagagagagagagagagagagagagagagagagagagagagagtgtgtgtgtgtgtgtgtgtgtgtgtgtgtgtgtgtgtgtgtgtgtgtaataataacaataataataataataataataataataataataataataataataataataataatacggtttattagtaattgtagtacatacatactgaagatgtacatatggggattgagagAGATTCAAGATGAGAACCTAACTTAGCTATTTCTGGGTggcaccatggaggggatagcactaTGATGATAGGGGTCAGTTCTTGGGGCTTTGAGTGGCATGACTACGTTTGTGTCGTGTGGCATGGATTGGCTGGGGCGCGTCAGGGGGGAGGAGATGCCGTAACCGTAAGTGgcgctgcaggtgtgtgtgtgtgtgtgtgtgtgtgtgtgtgtgtgtgtgtgtgtgtgaacaaaggagttaaggaaaaatatgagacaAGCAAACAGATATAggaagtcaaacacacacacacacacacacacacacacacacacacacacacactttttccctttacttaaccaatgataacacacacacacacacacacacacacacacacacatgactcacGTTCGATAAAACTGTTGAGCTGGTCCACCCAATGCTTGATGTCATCGTTGTCTCCGTTCTTGTACCAAATAAGAGTCGATTCCACGTTCTCCGCTCTTGGAAGTGGCCGGAAACCCATGGCTggtgagacaaagagagagtgagagtgactgagtgtgttaggagtggtggtggcaggacgagagagagagagagagagagagagagagagagagagagagagagagagagagagagagagaataaatggatAGGCATGACTGTTGTgcaatgtgaggaggaggaggaggaggaggaggaggaggaggaggaggaggacgaaagtagagacagaaaaaatagaagaatggggaaggagaaaagaaaatggagaatgaggaggaagaaacagaaaaagataaaagatgctagagaaagggagaaaagaggaggaggaggaggaggaggaggaggaggagattaaaatagataaatacaaggaagaagaggaagaggaagagaagaggagaggaagatgtgataaaaagagacaattgaggagaaggaagaggaggattaaaagaCATCATTGATACAGACAgctggagaaacacacacacacacacacacacacacacacacacacacacttctttctcctacaccctctccctctctcccagcgtGTCTTCCGTACCAGGgtcgtttttatattcattcttcttactatttggtgattttatacaacttcagaaacttgtatgggggattaaaatagtgaagactggccactaatcttttgacctccatagacccttccctaatgtaaataatatcgtctaattatactcaaaactcgtggtaaaattgtgtcccagtactgaggggttACGGTGGTCAGaatccctcccctctcacctctcaccgcTAACAATTTCTATCTGTTCTGCTAATAAATGCGTTAAGTTCCGTGGATACGCGTGCAATATTCAATCCATTTTCTATTATGTTTGcttctatagtttttttttttttttttttagttttttttaatgttagaaTTTTTTTTGATACAGAAAAAGCTACAACTCTATTTCCTTCATGCTTTTCACtacaaacttctttttttttttatattttgatttttccttcaggcattgcaagatttttttttttttttttgcaattttatttttaaagtaatatttttcttcctttcttcagacATTAATTCATCACACATATTGCCATTTCTCAACTACAGTTTTTTGCATTACACGTTTCTTTTTCCAGGAATTAAATAGATGTAATTCAAATATACAGAAGATTGCATTTCCAGCCTCACCCAATGTTTCAAGCCTCCCAGCCTGTCAAACGTCACCAAACCTAATTTAAACCTCTCCCAAACCTGTCACACTCTTTCCCAAACACTTCCACACCGTTTGTCAAcctgccagcctctcccaacctcACCCAGCGTGTTtcaacccttcctccttctgtcaAACGTCACCAAACCTCTCCAACCCTGTCACACTCTCTCCCAAACACTTCCACACCGTTTGTTACTCTCCCAGCCTTTCCAAACCTCACCTACCGTGTCTTaactctcccagcctcttcctAGTCTATCTTAAAATACAAACAATGTATCCCAAGCACCGCCAACCTACTGTAAacctctcccacgctctccaaccctctcattctctcccaacGTACTGTAAATCTCTCCCAACCTCACCTGCCcgacctcatcctctcccaactCCACCCAATGCATCCTCCACACTGCCAACCTACTGTAAACCTCTCCCATGCTCTCCCAACCCTCCCAAACTACTTCTAAACCTCCTACGCTCTCCCaaccctcccacacactcccaaaCTACTTCTAAACCTCTCCCACGATCTCACAACACTCCCAGCCTACTTTTTAACATCTCCCaaacctcccagcctctcccaacgtACTTCAAAACCCCTCCCAAACTCACACCTCTCCCAGCTTACCGGGGTTCTTGAGGAGGGAGCCCCCGTCACCTGGTGTGTACTTGGGGAGATGGTTGGTGTCAAGGGTTTGGTAGAAGACGGCCATCATGATAGCGAAGAACCCGGCCAGGCAAGCGTAGAAGATGATGTAGAAGACGCCGATCTTAACTGTGGGAGGAAGAACATTGGGTCAgcctcttggtggtggtggtggtggtggtggtggtggtggtggtggtggtgaatgacagcatactggttaactcttgcatcagagaggtggacagaatagtggtgaatgattgagagaactggttaactcttgcatcagagaggtggacagaatagtggtgaatgattgagagaactggttaactcttgaattggagaggtggatagaatagtggtgagacgaaaaagaaagccttgtgtagaataacaataatacaaagagaactggatgaagaatagtaataataagtaataagtagtagtagtagtagtagtagtagtagtagtagtaacattaataataataataataataataataataataataataataatgcctaTTGAATGagcctattgagagagagagagggggggggttcTGGAACAAatattgactgtgtgtgtgtgtgtgtgtgtctctctcttggagtctggtggtgctgctgctactggctTCCTTCCAACTAAggtagaactctctctctctctctctctctctctctctctcattatttctattcctcATCCTATtatctcttgttcctcctcctttttcttccttcttctcttcctcctcctgttcccccctcttcctcctcctcctcctcatctttctccatttcctcctccattttctcttcccaaACTTTCCTTCTCTGCATTACATCggccggctctctctctctctctctctctctctctctctttaaagggACACGCGGGTCAAGGAGAATGGGGCGGGGCGACTCTCAGCTGTTTGCCGCAATAttgattcactctctctctctctctctctctctctctctctctcctattctacTTCCTCAAGCCACGTGGTGaaatagaacagagagagagagagagagagagagagagagagagagagagagagagagagagagagagagtagtacgCCAAGAgagaagattaattaatgtaCTATAgctggcatctctctctctctctctctctctctctctctctctctaatattgtGTAAGGGGATAACTCAGAATACATAGTAAGGCTTCTTAGTaattcttaacacacacacacacacacacacacacacacacacacacacacacacacacacacacaagagaacaaCCAAATTCTTAAACTAcatatatcttttttctctctctctctctctctctctctctcaatgacccAGCTGTTGTTGTGATGCCCCCGAGAAAATATTGATCCTCATACGGCAACACTCTGGAGTCACATTGCATCTAATCACATCATAATTTCTTGCAGTTATGTCTAATTTTTCTCGTTAAGTTTAGGATAGCAAGCAGTGCGGGACGATTTACTGTCACGTGGCCTAGGCAATATCAAAATTACCGCGTGGGAATTCATGTTAGCGGTCCATATTCGAATAACCGGTATAGTGACTAGAAAATACCACACAAAACCGGCTTTCtgtcctaccaccaccatcgccaccgccgCTCCGTCTTAGCTAATCACATTCAAGGATTTCAATGACGTCATATCTCTTAGCCAATAGGAACGCAGGATCCAGGAGTCATGCCCAGCTAACCACTATGGCGTCATGTGGGGATTTTTAAAgctggtataaaaaaaaaaca
The DNA window shown above is from Portunus trituberculatus isolate SZX2019 chromosome 4, ASM1759143v1, whole genome shotgun sequence and carries:
- the LOC123511296 gene encoding sodium/potassium-transporting ATPase subunit beta-like isoform X2; the encoded protein is MDKERARFYPQKTSFKTFLWNSESKELLGRSGGSWLKIGVFYIIFYACLAGFFAIMMAVFYQTLDTNHLPKYTPGDGGSLLKNPAMGFRPLPRAENVESTLIWYKNGDNDDIKHWVDQLNSFIEPYEGTSKITSGQHVTSCSEDKLPEPEEVCRFEDKWLSDKCQKAESWGYNRESPCILLKLNKMIKWVPEVYETLEELPENMPQSLKDHIKSSMELNGGKIPKMIWVSCEGENPADQEYIGPIRYSPWNGFPAYYFPYMHTPGYLPPIVAVQFDQPMSNVLINIECRAWAKNIVHDRQNRLGLVHFELLKD
- the LOC123511296 gene encoding sodium/potassium-transporting ATPase subunit beta-like isoform X1, yielding MADHAYMKRAGDRDDSFKTFVWNPQTKQFLGRTGSSWFKIGVFYIIFYACLAGFFAIMMAVFYQTLDTNHLPKYTPGDGGSLLKNPAMGFRPLPRAENVESTLIWYKNGDNDDIKHWVDQLNSFIEPYEGTSKITSGQHVTSCSEDKLPEPEEVCRFEDKWLSDKCQKAESWGYNRESPCILLKLNKMIKWVPEVYETLEELPENMPQSLKDHIKSSMELNGGKIPKMIWVSCEGENPADQEYIGPIRYSPWNGFPAYYFPYMHTPGYLPPIVAVQFDQPMSNVLINIECRAWAKNIVHDRQNRLGLVHFELLKD